Proteins encoded within one genomic window of Siniperca chuatsi isolate FFG_IHB_CAS linkage group LG4, ASM2008510v1, whole genome shotgun sequence:
- the si:ch1073-390k14.1 gene encoding deoxyribodipyrimidine photo-lyase, with product MRPSAASGAEHSKALLRKMLRDVLVGREDPEGFFATCVSALGHQETRSQFLSLIQPLFTANSSLHSILISIYKEYFSETEDDELKLALALSLLEMKDHQLSTPSQESRLQQPGDRPNQRSSVQLPAISQPQGSSHTQLAVGGRKENTNSPQTEPWVNHNPQHTTRETEHQKSTHVDKYNKETPGTSQIVCVSRLSGLFSKQDTVEEGDQMMDEGDLNQSEKPKRSKNRRQRRKGVGRQVVGLPCSPSAPPPVLLWFRRDLRLCDNPALIGSLEVGAPVIPVFIWSPEEEEGTGTTVAMGGACKYWLHQALSCFCSSLERIGSRLVFLKANGEGNEVGSSLRTLKELVKETGARTVLANAVYEPWLKERDDVVGSALQKDGVECKMFHSYCLRDPYSVSTEGVGLRGIGSVSHFMSCCRQNPGYALGVPLDPPVSLPTPAHWPQGVSLDTLGLARMPRRKDGTTIDWAANIRKSWDFSEEGAHARLEAFLHDGVYRYKKESGRADAPNTSCLSPYLHFGQLSPRWLLWDAKGVRCRPPKFQRKLAWRDLAYWQLTLFPDLPWESLRPPYKALWWSSDRGHLKAWQRGRTGYPLVDAAMRQLWLTGWMNNYMRHVVASFLIAYLHLPWQEGYCWFQNTLVDADVAIDAMMWQNGGMCGLDHWNFVMHPVDASMTCDPYGSYVRKWCPELADLPDELIHKPWKCPASMLRRAGVVFGQTYPERIVTDLEERRGQSLQDVALVRKEFGQYVDKRSGCDLVPLPPRLVSEALGLSHRDGGAVTKGKQFLLPVITRMEFKHQLEDPDADAFSNPYNAVLKGYVSRRRDETIAFLNERDFTASVIYEGTQSKERLESVYRRMEGLPRPPAPRGRARRTPSAKDRFSIVPGGAVTSLM from the exons ATGCGTCCTTCAGCAGCGTCTGGTGCCGAACACAGTAAAGCCTTGTTGAGAAAGATGTTAAGGGACGTGCTGGTGGGTCGAGAGGATCCTGAAGGGTTTTTTGCGACGTGTGTGTCGGCCCTGGGGCACCAGGAGACCCGCTCACAGTTCCTGTCCCTCATCCAGCCCCTATTCACGGCCAACAGCTCCCTGCACTCCATCCTCATCTCCATCTACAAGGAATATTTCTCTGAG ACTGAAGATGATGAACTGAAACTTGCATTGGCTCTCTCTCTACTGGAAATGAAAGATCACCAGCTGTCAACTCCCAGCCAAGAGTCCCGACTTCAGCAACCTGGAGACAGACCGAATCAGAGAAGCTCTGTTCAACTGCCCGCGATATCTCAGCCTCAGGGAAGCAGCCACACCCAGCTAGCAGTAGGTGGCAGGAAAGAAAACACCAACTCACCACAAACTGAACCTTGGGTCAACCACAACCCGCAACATACAACCCGAGAGACTGAGCATCAGAAAAGCACACATGTTGATAAATATAATAAGGAGACACCAGGGACAAGTCAgattgtgtgtgtctccagaCTGTCTGGCTTATTTTCCAAGCAAGACACGGTTGAAGAAGGTGACCAAATGATGGATGAGGGAGATTTGAATCAATCAGAGAAACCAAAACGCTCTAAGAACAGGCGACAGCGGCGTAAAGGCGTTGGCCGCCAGGTTGTAGGTTTGCCCTGTTCTCCATCAGCCCCCCCACCGGTACTGCTGTGGTTCAGGAGGGACTTGCGACTTTGTGACAACCCTGCTCTCATTGGCTCATTGGAGGTTGGTGCACCTGTCATCCCTGTCTTCATCTGGAGccctgaagaggaggagggaactGGGACTACAGTGGCTATGGGGGGAGCTT gTAAATACTGGCTTCATCAAGCTTTGTCTTGTTTCTGTTCATCTCTGGAGCGCATTGGCAGCCGTCTTGTCTTCCTCAAGGCAAATGGAGAGGGGAATGAGGTTGGCTCTTCCCTGCGTACCCTGAAAGAGCTAGTAAAGGAGACAGGGGCCAGAACAGTCTTGGCTAATGCCGTCTATGAGCCCTGGCTGAAGGAGAGGGATGATGTCGTGGGGTCAGCCCTTCAGAAAGATGGTGTTGAATGCAAAATGTTCCACTCGTACTGTCTCAGAGACCCTTACTCTGTCAGCACGGAGGGTGTGGGACTCAGAG GAATAGGTTCAGTGTCTCACTTCATGAGCTGCTGTAGACAGAACCCAGGGTATGCATTAGGAGTTCCCTTGGACCCACCTGTATCTCTCCCCACACCTGCCCACTGGCCTCAGGGTGTCTCTTTGGACACACTAGGCCTGGCACGCATGCCCCGCAGAAAGGATGGCACAACG ATCGACTGGGCAGCTAACATACGTAAGTCCTGGGATTTCAGTGAAGAAGGAGCACATGCCCGGCTAGAGGCTTTTCTTCATGATG GTGTGTATAGATATAAAAAAGAGTCAGGCAGGGCGGATGCCCCAAATAccagctgtctgtctccctACCTTCACTTTGGTCAGCTCAGCCCACGCTGGCTATTGTGGGATGCCAAAGGGGTACGCTGTCGACCCCCAAAGTTCCAACGCAAACTGGCGTGGAGAGATTTGGCTTACTGGCAGCTAACATTGTTCCCTGACCTCCCTTGGGAATCCCTTAGACCTCCATACAAG GCTTTGTGGTGGAGCAGTGATCGTGGCCACCTGAAGGCCTGGCAGCGAGGTCGTACAGGCTACCCTCTGGTGGATGCAGCCATGAGGCAGCTGTGGCTGACAGGCTGGATGAACAACTATATGAGACATGTGGTGGCATCTTTTCTCATAGCATATCTTCACCTGCCCTGGCAAGAAGGCTATTGCTGGTTCCAG AACACCCTAGTGGATGCAGATGTTGCCATAGATGCTATGATGTGGCAGAATGGGGGCATGTGTGGTCTGGATCACTGGAACTTTGTCATGCACCCCGTCGATGCGTCAATGACCTGCGACCCCTACGGCAGCTATGTTAGGAAGTGGTGTCCTGAACTTGCAGATCTGCCTGACGAGCTAATTCACAAACCCTGGAAATGTCCCGCGTCTATGCTTCGACGAGCTG GTGTGGTGTTTGGCCAGACGTATCCTGAGCGAATAGTTACAGACCTGGAGGAGCGGAGGGGTCAGTCTCTGCAAGATGTAGCTCTGGTGCGGAAAGAGTTCGGACAGTATGTGGACAAACGCTCAGGCTGCGACTTGGTGCCTCTGCCCCCACGCCTGGTCTCTGAGGCTCTGGGCTTATCACACAGGGATGGGGGTGCAGTGACAAAAGGGAAGCAGTTCTTGTTGCCTGTTATCACCCGCATGGAATTCAAACACCAGCTAGAAGATCCAGATGCAGATGCCTTCTCAAATCCTTACAATGCTGTTCTAAAAGGATACGTGAGCCGCAGGAGGGATGAGACCATTGCCTTCCTTAATGAGAGAGACTTTACTGCCAGCGTGATATATGAGGGAACGCAGAGCAAGGAGAGGCTGGAGAGTGTTTATCGTAGAATGGAGGGACTCCCTCGGCCTCCTGCACCTCGGGGCAGGGCCAGACGAACTCCATCAGCCAAGGACAGGTTTTCTATAGTACCTGGTGGGGCAGTCACCTCTCTCATGTGA
- the LOC122875522 gene encoding glycine cleavage system H protein, mitochondrial-like yields the protein MAACGLFRSLSSNFFTVLPLLTRSAPLFPSRLASKPYFGRTLASSSRLTAALKFTDKHEWIRVEDDGIGTVGISNYAQEALGDVVYCGLPEVGTQLTQQDEFGALESVKAASELFSPLTGEVVEVNALLAENPGLVNKSCYKDGWLMKMTIANPAELDTLMDEASYERYIRSIED from the exons ATGGCCGCCTGTGGGCTATTCCGCTCTCTGTCTtccaattttttcacagttttgccTTTACTTACCCGGTCGGCTCCACTTTTTCCGTCGCGGCTGGCCTCTAAACCTTATTTTGGAAGAACGCTAGCCTCTTCTAGCCGATTAACAGCAG CACTTAAATTCACAGACAAACACGAATGGATTCGAGTAGAAGACGACGGAATTGGGACTGTCGGTATCAGCAACTATGCGCAA GAGGCACTGGGAGATGTAGTTTACTGTGGACTGCCAGAGGTGGGAACACAGCTGACTCAGCAGG ATGAGTTTGGAGCTCTGGAAAGTGTAAAGGCAGCCAGTGAGCTCTTTTCCCCTTTGACTGGAGAAGTTGTCGAGGTCAATGCACTACTCGCAGAGAACCCTGGTCTGGTCAACAAATCTTGCTACAAAGATG GTTGGCTGATGAAGATGACCATTGCCAACCCTGCAGAGCTTGATACTCTAATGGACGAGGCATCCTATGAGAGATACATCCGCTCCATTGAGGACTAA